The Anaeromyxobacter sp. Fw109-5 genomic interval CTTCTGCTGGAGCCCCTGCGCCTGCTTCTCGAGCGCGCCCTGCTTCTCCGACAGCTCGCCGAGCCGCTGCTGCGCCTCGGGCGGCAGCACCGTGCGCGGGTCGGGGAACAGCTTCGACAGGGCGTCGCGGATCTCCCGCGCCTTCGGCACCGCCTCCTCCACCGCCCGGTGCGCGTCGGCGACCCGCCCCGGGTCGCGCTTCATCATCGAGGGGGTCTGCTGCGAGAGCGCCGCGTCCTCCTCCAGGTAGCGCGAGAGCCGCTCCACCGACGGCGCCGCCCGCTGCGAGGTCTCCCAGGCGGCCCCCATCTCCTTCATCCCGAGGGCGCGCTCGAGGTCGGCGAGCGCCTCGCGCGACTGCTCGTACTCCACCTCGGAGCGGTAGGAGATGCCGGGCTGCGCCCGGTCCACGTCGCGGCGCGCCTCGCCGGCGAGCTTCTCGAGCCGCTCCACCTCCTGCTCGGAGGCCTTGGTCCGGTCCTGCAGCCGCTTGCGATACTCCTGGCGCACCTGCTCCGTCTCGGTGGCCGTGCGCTCCTGCTCGGCCTTCACCTTCTCGAGCTGATCCTTGAAGGCGAGCATCTCCTTCATGAGCGCCTGCGCCTTCTCGTCGGGCAGGCCGGCGGTGCGCTGCAGGCCGGCGAGCATCTGGTCCATGGACGAGGCCATCTCGTCGAGCGCCTTCATGGCCGCCTCGACGTCGCCCTTGGCGAGCAGCTCCTCGACCCGATCGAGCCCGCCCATGAGGTCCTTCGAGCGCTGCATCTCGGCGAGGGCCTCGGCGTTCATGTGCTCGTCGTTGAAGCCCTTCGAGAGCTCCGCCATCTGCGAGAGCAGGTCGCGCACGCGCTCCTTCATGCGGCCGATCTCCGCGAGGAGCTCCTGCTTCGCCGCGTCGCTCGGGGAGGCGCGGTACTTCTCGAGGAGCGAGGCGAGCTCGCGGCGGCGGCTGGCGAGGTCCTTGGCGAGCCGCACGAGGTCCTCGGCGCGCCGCTTGTCGAGGAGCTGCTCGAGGTAGAGGACGCCCTTCTCCAGCTCCTGGTCGAGGTTCGCGTCGAGCGCGGCCATCCCGCGGAGCAGCCCGGCGTCGGGCCGGATGCGCACGCGGATCGCCTGCGCCACCGAGGCGCGCGGGCCGGCGAGGCGCCCCTCGGCGCCGCGGATGGCGCCGGCCACGTTCTGGAGCGCGGCGGCGATCTCCTTCGGGCCGGCGCGGTCGCGCCGGATCTCGCGCGCCGCCTCCCGCATCCGCTCGTGCAGGTGGCGGGTGCGGACGTCGAGCTGCTGCACCGCCGCGAGCCGCTCGGCCGTGGTGATCGCGCCCGCCGAGAAGGTCTCCAGCCGGTCCCCGAGGACGCCGACCAGCTCCTCGAACACCTGGCGCGCCTTCTCGAGCACCTGCCGGCGGTGCTCCGCCTCGGAGTAGACCTTCAGCGTGTGCGCCTCGGTCCGGGTCTTCTTCGGGCCGGAGACGGTGTCCGTGTCGAGCACCTCGACCCAGTAGGTGAGCCGGTCGCCCTCGCGGAGCTTCTCCGCGGCGACGTCGAGCTCGTGGACGCCGCCGTCGCGGCGGAGCCCCTGCGGCCTGCGGAGCACGCGGCGCTGCTCCTCGCCCCCCGCGCGCTTCACGACCAGCGCGGCCTCGGACAGGCCGAAGTCGTCCTCCGCCTGCCACTCGATCCCGACGCGCGCGTCCGCGTCCGCCTCGAGCTCGCGCTCGGGGGCGGTGATGCGCACCTCCGGGAAGGCGTCGGCCTCGACCACGATCGGGATGGGCGGGCCCTCGGCCACCTCCTTCTTGCCGTCGAGGTAGCGGAAGCGGTAGCTGCCGCCGTCGGTGACGAGCAGGCGGCCGCGCAGGTCGCGCTGGCCGCTCACCGAGAGCGCGTAGCGCTTCACGGGGCTGCCGCGCTCCCTCGACTCGGCGCCGCCGCTGGCGGCGCTACGCTCGGGATGAGCGGGCGGGGTGGGTCCGGCCTCCTCTCGTCGATTCCCTTCGTCCCGAGCGTAGGGCCCGGTCCCGCCCTGCTCGCCCCGCGCGTCCGGGACCGGAGTCGAGGGATGAGCCTGGGTCACCGCCGGATCGACCTCGAGCTCGACCACGAGCTCCGCCTGCTTCACGTCGCGGTCCGCGCGCGTCTCCAGGGTCACCTCGGTGCCCTTGGGCGCGCGGATCTCGCCGCCGGTCCCCGAGAGCGTGCGCGGCTCCCGCTTCATGTACGCCGGGTACTGGAAGGTGAGCTGGATGTCGCCGGTGATCGGGTCTGCGGCGGGCGCGGGCGTGCCGGGCGGATCGCCGAGCAGCACGCGTCCGTAAGCGCGGACGAGCGGGGCTCCGGCGAGCAGGAAGGCGGCGGCGTGGACGGCGAGCACGGCGAGGAGGGCGAGCACCCCGCGGCGCGCCCAGCGATCGGGGACGGCGGCGGCGAGGTCCAGCTCGCGCGCCCGCGCGGCGGTCCGCGCGAGGTGCTCGTCCACGAGGGCCACCGAGTAACGCCCGCTCGCCTGGATGGCGTCTCGCTCGCGAGCGAGCTCGACCGAGGAGACGAGATCGGAGCGGAGCGCGGGCGCGTCGTGCGCGACCGTGCGCGCCGCCGCCTCCGGCGACCACGCGCTGCGGAGGAGCGCGCGCACCGCCAGCACGGCGGCGGAGACGACGGCGGTGCACGCCGCGGCGAGCACCACCGGGCGCAGCCCGGCGCGCACGCCCAGGAACGCCGCCGCCAGCGCGCCCGCGAGCACCACGCCGAGGCCCGCCGCGAGCCCGAAGCCGAGCGCGGCGAGCAGCACCACCCGGATCCGCCTGCGCCGCGCCCCGTCGAGGACGCGCGCGATCTCACCGTAAGCGACCGTCATCGGCCCTTTCGACCGTTCCCGCCCGACCCCAGCGGCTCATGGAGGATAACGCGGGGAGGTCCGAGGTGCCCCGACGGCGTCATCGGAGGGGTCGCGCCCACACGCGTCCGTTTGCGGGGCGTGCCGCGCCGGGTGTGCTACTTTCCGCCGTCCCAGTTGAATTTCCTTCAAGGAGCAGCCGTCCGACCGATGGTAGCCGACGACCTCGCGCTGGTCTCCAAGGCCCAGGCCGGCGACCCCGACGCGTTCCGCGCGCTGGTCGTCCGCTACCAGAGGAAGGTGTACGCCTTGGCGCTCGGCATCGTGAAAGACGGGGATCTCGCCTGGGACGTCGCCCAGGAGGCGTTCGTGCGGGTCCACGGGCACCTGGGCTCTTTCGAGGGCAAGTCGTCGTTCTCGACCTGGGTCTTCCGCATCGCCACCCACCTGTCGATCGACGCGGTCCGGCGCGAGCGGAGCGCGCAGAAGGACGACGTGGACGAGGTGCGCGAGGTCGATCTGTCCGAGGCCGGCGAGGGGATCCTCGCCACCTCGCTCGGCAACGACCCCGCCGAGAACGCGCTCCGCCGCGAGATGGCGGAGAAGATCCACGCCGCGCTCGCGACCTTGCCGGAGAAGCACCGCACCATCCTCGTGCTGCGCGAGGTGGAGGGGCTCTCCTACGAGGAGCTCGCCGAGCGGCTCGGGATCCACAAGGGGACGGTGATGAGCCGCCTCTTCCACGCGCGAAAGAAGATGCAGGCCGCCCTGCGCGACTACGCGGAGCGCCCGGAAGTGGAAGCCGAGGACGAGGAGTCCGCGCCATGAAGGACTGCGTCCGCTACGCCCCGATGCTCGGCGCCCGCGAGGGCGATCTCTCCCCCGAGGAGCAGCGCGCGCTCGACGCGCACCTCCAGGCCTGCCCCGCCTGCCGCGCCCTCGCCGCCGACCTGGCCGCGCTCGACGGGCTCGTGGGCGAGTCGCTCATGGCGCGCGCGAACGCCCGCGACTTCGCGCCCTTCGTGGACGGGGTGATGGCGCGCGTGGGCGTGCAGGGATCCGCGCCCGCACGCCGGCACGGGTTCCTGGGGTGGTTCCGCGCGCACCCGCGCGCCGCGCTCGCCTCGCTGGTGCCGGTTCTGGCGGCGGTCGCTCTCGTCGTGTACGTTCGCATCGAAGGCGACGACGGCCAGATCGCGCTCTTCGAGATGGCGACCGAGGGCGAGGTGACCATGGTGCTGCAGACGTCCGACGGCCCCGTGGTGCTGCTCGGCGAGGAGCATTCGTGAGCCGCCGCCCAGGAGGCCTGGTGACCCGCACGTTCTTCGCCGCGACGCTCTGCCTTCTCGCCGCGCTCGCGTCCGTGTTGCCGGCCGCCGCCCGCGCCGAGGTCCCGGTCGCGGTCCGCGTCATCAAGGGCTCGCGCCAGGGCCCGCCCAAGATCGATCCGCGCCTCGACGACCTGCGCCGGCAGCTCTCGCCGCTCGCGTACGTCCGCTGGGAGCAGGTGAGCGAGAAGCGCCTCGACCTCGACCGCGGCCGCACCGAGTTCGTCGAGCTGCCCGACGGCGACACCGCCGCGCTCACGCTGCAGGAGCGGCACGGCGACACCGTCACCTTCGAGGTGGCGCTCACCTCGCGGAACACGCAGTCGCGGCTGACCGTGCAGAAGGGCCAGCGCATCGTGCACCAGGTGACCGGGGAGAAGAAGGGCTCGGCCCTCTTCCTCACCGTGAACGCGTGGCCGTAGCGGAAGCTCCGGCCTACCCGTACCGATACTGGTAGTGATACCCGTTCCGCCGCCCCAGGCCGCGGTCGAGGTGCACGCCGTTCAGCACGAGGCCGTGCACGCGCACCCCGCCGCGGGCGAACGCGCGGAGGGAGGCCGCGATCTCGCGGAGCGGGTGCTCGCCGGCGCGCAGCACGAGCAGGTTCACGCTGGCGTGACGCCCGATGACGGCGGCGTCGGTCACCGCCAGGATGGGCGGCGTGTCGAGGAGCACGAGCTCGAAGCGGCCGGCCAGCTCCTGGAGGAGGCGCGCGAAGCGCTCGCTGGAGAGGAGCTCGGCGGGGTTCGGCGGGATGGTGCCGGTCGGCAGGAAGCGCACGTTGTTCGACGAGGTCGGGCGGATCGCCTCGTCCAGGGAGACGTGGCCGCCGATGACGTCGGAGAGGCCGCGCGCGCGGTCGGTGCCGTAGTACTCGTGCAGGTGGCCGCGGCGGAGGTCGGCGTCCACCACCACCACCTGCTTGCCGGCCTCGCCGAGCAGGTGGGCGAGGTTCGCCGAGACGAACGACTTGCCCACCCCCGGCGCCGGGCCGGAGAGCGAGACGATCCCGCTCGAGGCCTCGAAGAGCGCGAACTGCAGGCTGGTGCGCAGGCTGCGCAGGCTCTCGACGGCGAGGTCCTTGGGATCGACGTCGGCGAGGATCGGGACGGGGACGCGCTCGCGGCGCGCGCGCCGGTCGGCCTCCACCTGCCGCTCGCTGAACGGGACGCTGGCGTGCACGCCGATGCCGGTGGCGCGCTCGAGCGCCTCCGGATCCTCCACGCCCTGATCGAAGGCGCGGCGCGCGAAGGCGAGCCCCACGCCGCCCGCGAGCCCGAGGAAGAGGGCCAGGGCGAGCACCCGGGCGCGCTTCGGCGCGACCGGCTCCACCGGGACGATGGCGGCGTCGAGGATGCGGACGTTGCCGATCGTCCCCTCCTTCACGACCTTCAGCTCCTGGGCCTTGTTGAGGAGCATGAGGTACAGCTCGTTCGCGACCTTCACGTCGCGCATGCGCCGCGCCGACTCCATCTCGGCCTCGGGCAGCTTCTTGAGCCGCTCGTCCAGCGTGGCGCGCTCGGACTCGAGGCGGCGGACCTTCTGGCCGAGGGCGACCAGGGCCGGGTGCGTCTCGGTGAACTTCAGCCGCAGGGCGGCGTACTCGACCTGGACCTCGGAGAGCGCCTTCTCGATCTCCACCGCGCGCGTGACCGCCGCCTGCGTCTCGAGCGAGACGTCCACGCCTCCCTTGCGGGAGCGGTAGCTCTCGTACTCGGTCTCCGCCGCGTCGAGGTTGCCGCGCAGCTCGGGGAGCTGCCCCTCGAGGAAGGCGAGCGTCTTCTCGGCCTCGGCGCTCCTCCGCTCCACGTTGCGGCGCACGTACGCGCGGGAGAGCGAGTCCAGGATCGCGGCCACCTGCACCGGATCGTCCCCCTCCAGCGCGAGCTGGAGGATGCCCGTCTTCTTGCCCTTCTCCGAGATGCGCAGCTGCTCCTGCAGGTCGGCGATCGCCGCGTCGCGGCGCAGCCGGGCGACGCCGAACTCCGTGCCCGGCCGGGCGACGAGCGCGGCGACGAAGGCGCCGGCGCCGTTCCCCGAGGCGGCCTTCCCGACCTCGCCCTCGAGGAGCGTCTCGCCGTCCGGACCGCGGAGCGCGTAGCGGCCGCCCTCGCCGGCGACGAGGGTGAGCGGCTCGCCGTAGAGCCGCTCCGGCAGGTCGAGCCGGTCGAGCTTCAGCTGCTCGCCGCCCCAGCCGAACGACGACAGCCCGAGGAACGCCCCCGCGACGCCGTCCTCCGCGTCGTGGCGGCGGGCGAGGAAGCCGCCGAGGAGCGGGAAGCGGCTGGGCCGCGCGACGAGGTCGAGCCTCAGGCCGTCCACGGCGTCGCCCAGGATCGCGCGGGAGCGGAGGATCTCGATCTCGGCCTCGGCGGGCGTCGAGTCGCCGAACGCCGCGGTGAGATCGCCGAGGAGCCCCGTCCCCGCCTTCTGATCCTCGACCTGCACGAGCACGTCGGAGCGGAAGACGGGCGTGGCGAGGAGCGCGTAGGCGCCGCCGAGCGCCGCCGCGGCGACGACCGCCGCCGCGATGAGCTTGCGGGCCCCGACGAGCACGTCGAGGTACTCGCTCAGCGACGGCTCGTCGTCTCCCGGCTCCGGCGCCGAGAAGAGCTCGTCTGGAGCGCGCGTCTTCGGGGATGCGCCCGGGAGGACCTCGAGCGCCACGTCTCCTCGCTTCGACATTCGACTAGTTCCCTATGACCACGTCTCTGCTGCGGTCGAAGGCGTCCACGCCGTACCAGAGGGTCTGGAGCGTGGGCAGGACCTGCGTGATGATGCGGTTCCAGTTGGTGAGGCCGTACGGCGCCACGTAGACGACGTCCTGCGGCTCGAGCTGGAAGTGCGTCGCGAGCAGCATCGCGTCCGCGCTCGACGCGTCGAGGCGGTAGACCCGCGGCGTCTCGTAGCGTCCGCGGAACACGAAGATGTCGCTCGGGTTCGAGGTGGTCGGGTCGAAGCCCTCCGAGTCCCCGATGGCCTCAGCGAGGCTCATCCGCCCGCGGGCCATGACCTTGGACGACGGCCGCTGGACCTCGCCGAGCACGAAGACCTTGTTCTCCTCGCGCGACGGGACGTGCACCACGTCGCCGTCCTGGAGGAGCCAGTTCTGCGAGCGATCCCCCTCGTCGTAGAAGGCCTGCAGGTCGAGGCGATAGGTGCGGCCCGCGCGAGTGAGGACCACGCCGCGCGTCCACGCGTTCGGGGTGAGCCCCTCCGCGGCGCCGATCGCGTCCTGCACGCGGAGCGGCACGTCGGTGATGGGGAGGGTCGAGGGCCGCATCACCTCGCCCGTCACCTCGATGCGCTGCCCGCGGAACGCCGCGATGCGCACGTCGAGCTGCGGGTTCTCGATCACCCGGCGCAGCCGGTCGGCGATGAGGGTGCGGACCTCGGGGAGCGTCTTGCCCGCGACCTCGATCACGCCCACGTGCGGGTAGAACATGGTCCCGTCCGCCTGCACCGCGTTGCCGAAGGTCTCGGCGGCGCGGAACTCGCCGGCGGGGATGGTGAGCTCGGGGTGATCCCAGACGATGACCGACAGCACGTCGTAGGGGGCGATGCGGTACTGCCAGCTCGCGGCCTGCTCGGCGAGGGGATCCTTCGGCCGCGCCGTCGCCGCCTTGCTCCGCGCCTCCGCCTCGTCCAGCAGGACCTTCGACGTGATCTGCACGATCGCGATGGGCTGCTCGGCCGTGCCGCGCGCCTCGAGCTGCCGCTGCTTGAACTGCAGGCCCGGGGCGACGGACGAGCAGGCGGTGAGGAGCCCGGCGAGCGCGAGGACACCCGCGTTGACGTGGGTCGGCGCGCTCACGACGCCCTCCAGAACGCCCGGTCGAAATCCTCGAGCCCTCGGTCGATGAGGGCGAGCGCCTGCTCGAAGGCGGCGCGGGGCTGGCGATAGGGATCCGGCACGTCGAACCCTCCGAACTTGCCGATGCGGTGGACACGCCCGCGCGACGAGGGCGCGAGCGCCTCTATCTGCTTCTGGTGACCGGACTCCATCACGAGGACGAGGTCCGCCGCAGCGAGGATCTCGGGGGTGAGCTGGCGGGCCCGGTGTCCCGAAAGGTCCAGCCCGCGCTCCTTCATGAGGTCGACCGCGATGGGATCCGCGCCCCGCCCCACCAGCGCACCGAGCCCCGCCGACTCCACGTTGCCCCGCCCGCGCGCCGCGAACCTCGCGCGCAGGAGCGCCTCCGCCATGGGGCTCCGGCAGATGTTGCCCACGCACACGATGAGGACCCGGTCGAGCATCTCTTCACTTGGCGGCAAGGCGGGCGTCGTTTCCGCGCGAGCCGTGCTCGCGGGCAGCGTATCTCCGCTCGTCCTGAGCCTGTCGAAGGACGAGCGGGACCGCTGCGGCCGCCCGTCTACCCGTCCGGTACCCCCCGGACTGGACGTGCAGGGTACCGGCCCCGCGCCCCGCCGTCTACCCCGCCCGGAGCTGCCGCTCCACGAGCCGCTGGTAGAGCCCGCCCCGCGCCACCAGCTCGCGGTGCGGCCCCGATTCCACGATGATTCCGCCCTCGATGACCACCACGCGATCGGCGCTCGCGACGGTCGAGAGCCGGTGGGCGATGATCACGGTCGTCCGCCCGGTCATCAGGCGGGCGAGCGCATCCTTCACCAGCGCCTCGGACTCGGAGTCGAGCGCGCTCGTGGCCTCGTCGAGGAGCAGGATGCGGGGGTCCTTGAGGACCGCGCGCGCGATGGCGAGCCGCTGGCGCTGCCCACCGGAGAGCTGCTGTCCGCGCTCGCCCACGCGCGTCGCGTAGCCCTCCGGGAACCCCCGCACGAAGATGTCGGCGTGAGCCGCGCGGCAGGCCGCGACCACCTCCTCGTGCGTCGCGTCCGGCCGGCCGTAGCGCACGTTCTCCTCGACGGAGGCGGAGAAGAGCGTCGGCTCCTGCGGGACGACGCCGATCTGCGCCCGCAGCCAGGTGGGATCGAGGGTGCGGAGGTCGTGGCCGTCGAGCGTGATGCGGCCGGCGACGGGGTCGTAGAGCCGGCCGAGGAGCGCCGCCATGGTGGACTTGCCCGAGCCGGAGGGACCGACGAGCGCGACCACCTCGCCCGGCGCGATGTGCAGGTCGATCCCGCCCAGCACCTCGACGTCGGGGCGCGCCGGGTAGGAGAAGCGCACGCGGTCGAAGGCGATCCGCCCCTCGCAGCGCGCCGGCCGCAGCCCGCCCGCGACCGGCATCGCCGGCACGCGGTCCATGAGCGCGAACACCCGCTCCGCCGCGCCGATCCCCTTCATCGCCTCCGCCCAGAGGTCGGCGAGGCTGCCCAGGCTCATGGCGATGAGGAGGGTGTAGACGAGGAACGCGGTGAGCGCGCCGGCGGTGAGGTCTCCGCGCGCCACGAGCTTGCCGCCGTAGCCGAGCACCGCGGCGATGGCGAGGTACACGCCCGCCGAGGCGCCGCCCATGAACAGCGAGCCCGCCCGCGCCCGGCGCCGGGCCGCGTCGTAGGAGGCGGCGATGGCGGCGTCGTAGCGGCCGCGCTCGGCCGGCTCGGCGTTGAAGGCGCGCACCGTGCGCATCGAGGAGAGCGACTCCTCGGCGACGTGCGAGGCGTCGGCGAGCGCGTCCTGGTAGCGGCGCGCGAGCGCTCGGACCTTGCGGCCGTAGATCACCGACCCCACCGCGATGGGCGGGACGACGAGCAGCATCACCACCGTGAGGCGCGGGGAGGTGACGAAGAGGAGCGCGATGCCGCCGAGCGCGGTGATGACGTGGCGGAACACCATCGACACGTTCGCCGCGACGAGGCTCTGGATGGTCGCGGAGTCGGTGCCGAGCCGGGAGATGAGCTCGCCCGTGCGCGACGAGTCGAAGAAGCCGATCTCCTGGTCGAGGAGGCTCCGGTAGAGCCGCTCCCGCACTCGCCGCACCCCGCGCTCGCCCGCGAGCGAGAAGAGGAGGTGCCGCCCCGCCACCGCGAGCCCCTGCACGATGGCGATGACCGCCAGCACCCCCGCCGCGCGCGTGACCGCCCGCGGGTCCTCGCCGGCGATGGCCCCGTCCACGATGAGCCGGATGCCCTGCGGGTACACGAGAGACAGCGCCGCGCCCGCGACGAGCAAGACGGTTCCGACGGAGAGCGCCGGCAGCTCCTCCTTGAGGAGCCCGCCCAGGCGGCGGACGACTGAGGTGCGGGGCTGGTCGGGCATCGGGTCCGGGAGTCTTAACTCGTCCGCTCGCCCGAAGCCTGTCGAAGGGCGGGCGGACCGACGGGCACACTCCCGTTCGTCCTGAACGTCGGCCGCGCGCAGCGCGGCCAGAGTCGAAGGACGAACGGCTCAGCTCGCGCACTCCCCCTGGCTCGTCTCCGGCCGAAACGCGGCGTCCTCTCCCAGATCCACCGTGTCCTCCGCCCGGAGCGTGGCTGCGTCGAGCTCGGCGAGGTCCGCGAGCGCCGCGCGCGCCCGGGCCGGCTCGACCCGCGCGAAGAACGCGGGCGCGTCCTCGCCCTCCGCGCGCTCCGCCCGATAGAGCGCCGCCAGCCGCTCGAGCGCCTCGGGCACGCGCCGGGCCGGGATCTTCGCGGCGAGCCGACCGAACCGCGCGCCGCCGGAGGACACGCCGCCGCCGAGGAGCACGAAGTACTGGGGCACCGCCCTGCCGTCCACCTTGCGCGCGCTCCCCTGGAAGCCGATCGTCGCGACGTGGTGCTGACCGCAGCCGTTGGGGCACCCGCTGACCTTCAGCTCCGCCCCCGGCAGCGCCGCGGCGAGCTCGGGCCGCTCGCGCAGGTGCGCCTCGAGCAGCCGCCCCAGCCCGCGCGACTGGGTCACCGCGAGCTTGCAGCTCTCCGCGCCCGGGCAGCTCGTCACGTGGTCGGCGGTCCCCGCGCCGGCGCGCCCGAGACCGGCCGCCGCGAGCCGCGCGTGCAGCGCCGGCACGTCACCCTCGCGCACCCAGCGCAGCACCGCGTCCTGCTCGCGCGTGAGCCGGACCGCCCCGTCGCCGTACGCGAGGGCCAGGGCGCCGAGGACGCGGAGCTGCGCGGCGGTCGCGTCACCGAGCGGCAGGACGACCTCGACCGCCACGAACCCGGGCTGTCGCTGCCGCCGCACGTTCGTGCGCGTGAACGCGGCGAGCGCCGCCGGTGCGGGAGCGAGGTCGGGCGCGACGGCCGGCACGATGCCCGGGCCGCGAGGCACCTGCGCCCGCACCCGCGCCGCGATCTCCTCGGGCGACGGCGCCGTCGGGCGGTCGTGCCCGGGTGCGCCCTCCACGGGCGGCCGCTCCGGATCGAACGGCAGGCGCGGCGCGCCCTCCGCCTCGACGCGCGCCCGCTCCGCCTCGACCTCCGCGCGGAAGCCCTCGAAGCCGAGCTTCCGCACGAGGAACTTCATGCGGTTCGCGTGGCGATGGACGCGATCGCCGAGCCGGTGGAACACGCGGAGGATCGCCTCCGCGAGCGCGAGCACGTCGCCCGCCGGGAGGTGCTCCACCAGCACCTCCGCCGAGACCGGGACGGTCGAGGTCCCACCGCCCGCGCGGACGAGGAAGCCCTTCTGCCCGTCCGACCCGAGCCGCGCGTACAGGCCGATGTCGTGGATCGCGCCCGCGGCGTGATCCTCGGCGCAGCCCTCGAAGGCGATCTTGAACTTGCGCGGCAGCGAGGACGAGAGCGGATGGCGCAGCAGGTGGCGCGTGAGCGCCTCGGCGTAGGGGGACACGTCGAACGGCTCGTCGGCGGCGACCCCGGCGAGCGGGCACGCGGTCACGTTCCGCACGGAGTTCCCGCACGCCTCCCGGGTCGTGAGCCCCGCCTCCGCCAGCCGGCGCAGCGCGGCCTCCGCGCCGTGCGCGGTGACGAAGTGGAGCTGGACGTTCTGGCGGGTCGTCACGTGGCCGAAGCCGCGGCTGTGGTGCTCGGCGACCTCGGCGAGCGCCTCGAGCTGGGCGGCGGAGAGGAGGCCCTGCGGGATCTTCACCCGCTGCATGTGCACGCCGTCCTGACGCTGGCCGTAGGTGCCGTGCAGGAGGCGAAGCTGGCGCCACCCCTCCGCGGAGAGCTCGCCCCGCTCGAAGCGCCCGAGGGCCTCGAGGTAGGCGTCGAGATCGCCCTGCTCGGCGAACGAGCGGTGGCGGGTGGACGTGGCGGCGTCGCTCATCGGCTCTCCTCGGCCGGCGCGCCCCTCGCGCGCGGATGGTCGTCCGTCATAACGGACGGCCCCGCGCGCGCCCTGGAAAATGTCGATGGATCGGGCTGACGTGCTGGGTGCCGTGTCAGCCAAACGGCTCCGCTCGCCCTGAGCCTGTCGAAGGGCGAGCGAGCAGGCTCAGCGCCGCAGCCCCACCACCCGCCGGAGCCCCTCGACCGGCGTCAACCTCGCCGGCCTGTCGATCCGCTCCAGCGCGTCCGCCACGTGCTCGCAGAGGAGCTCGACGGCGATCTCGGTGTCCCGGTCGATGAAGGCCCGCCCGTCGTCCCAGCCCAGCTCGAGGTGCGTGTCGCCCGGCCGCTCCGGCAGGAGCCCGTACCGCGCGCGGAACAGGTCGAGCCCCGCGTCGTCGAAGCCCGCCGAGTACGCGTCAGCGTTCGCCGCGTCGCCCGGGAGGTGCAGCGCGATGGCCCGCGCCTCGAGCACGGTCGCGGCGAGCCGCAGCGAGTCCCACACCTCCCCGAGCCCGCTCGCCTCGCGCAGCCGCGCGCCCAGGCGGCGAATCGACGCGCGCACCTCGAGGTTCCTGCGCCGGTCCTCCAGCATCCGCTGCGTGTCCGAGAGGTTCACCTGGACGAAGCCCAGCCGCCGCAGCGCCAGGTAGGCGACCGCCGCGAGCGCGAGGAGGAACAGGATGGCCTGCGACGCCGTGCTGTACGCGACGGAGATGGCCACCGCGCCGAGCACGGCGCAGGCCCCGTAGATGACGAGCACCGTCTGCTTGTGGCTGAGGCCGAGGTCGAGCAGCCGGTGGTGGATGTGCCCGCGGTCGGCCGAGAAGAGCGGCGCCCCGCGCGCGGCCCGGCGGGCCATGGCGAGGAGCGTGTCGGCGATGGGGACGCCGAGGGCGATGATGGGGACGAGGAGCGCGACGGCGCTCGAGGACTCGCGGTTCGTCTGGATGGCGGTGGTGGCGAGGACGAAGCCGAGGAACATCGACCCCGTGTCGCCCATGAAGATGGTCGCCGGGTTGAAGTTGTAGAAGAGGAACCCCAGCACCGCGCCCGCCAGCGCCGCGGTGAAGAGCACCATGAGCGGCTCGCCGCCCCGGAGCGCGACCACGCAGGTGGTGGTGACGGCGATGAGCGCAACTCCGCCCGCGAGCCCGTCGAGGCCGTCGATGAGGTTGAGCGCGTTGATGACGCCGGCGATCCAGAGGAGCGTGAACGGGAGCCCGAGCATGCCGAGCTGGATGTCCGGGCCGAACGGGTTCGCGATGACGTCGATGCGGTAACCGAGCCAGTACATGAGCCCGGCGACGCCGAACTGGACCGCGAACTTGGTCTTGGCGTTCGCGCCCTTGAGGTCGTCCAGGACACCGAGCGCCGCGATGGCGAGCCCGCCCGCGAAGAGCCCGAAGGCGCGCCGGGGCATGGCGTAGAACTGGCCACCCACGCCGCTGTTCACGAAGAGCAGCGCGACGAGCGGCGCGAAGAAGGCGAGGACGATGGCGATCCCGCCGAGGCGGGGGATGGGCTTGCCGTGGACCTTGCGCGAGGTGAGGGCGTGATCGAGCGCACCCATCC includes:
- a CDS encoding nitrite/sulfite reductase; its protein translation is MSDAATSTRHRSFAEQGDLDAYLEALGRFERGELSAEGWRQLRLLHGTYGQRQDGVHMQRVKIPQGLLSAAQLEALAEVAEHHSRGFGHVTTRQNVQLHFVTAHGAEAALRRLAEAGLTTREACGNSVRNVTACPLAGVAADEPFDVSPYAEALTRHLLRHPLSSSLPRKFKIAFEGCAEDHAAGAIHDIGLYARLGSDGQKGFLVRAGGGTSTVPVSAEVLVEHLPAGDVLALAEAILRVFHRLGDRVHRHANRMKFLVRKLGFEGFRAEVEAERARVEAEGAPRLPFDPERPPVEGAPGHDRPTAPSPEEIAARVRAQVPRGPGIVPAVAPDLAPAPAALAAFTRTNVRRQRQPGFVAVEVVLPLGDATAAQLRVLGALALAYGDGAVRLTREQDAVLRWVREGDVPALHARLAAAGLGRAGAGTADHVTSCPGAESCKLAVTQSRGLGRLLEAHLRERPELAAALPGAELKVSGCPNGCGQHHVATIGFQGSARKVDGRAVPQYFVLLGGGVSSGGARFGRLAAKIPARRVPEALERLAALYRAERAEGEDAPAFFARVEPARARAALADLAELDAATLRAEDTVDLGEDAAFRPETSQGECAS
- a CDS encoding glycosyltransferase family 4 protein; this translates as MTTAAVAFVAATVTGAVLTPFVRTLAHRMGALDHALTSRKVHGKPIPRLGGIAIVLAFFAPLVALLFVNSGVGGQFYAMPRRAFGLFAGGLAIAALGVLDDLKGANAKTKFAVQFGVAGLMYWLGYRIDVIANPFGPDIQLGMLGLPFTLLWIAGVINALNLIDGLDGLAGGVALIAVTTTCVVALRGGEPLMVLFTAALAGAVLGFLFYNFNPATIFMGDTGSMFLGFVLATTAIQTNRESSSAVALLVPIIALGVPIADTLLAMARRAARGAPLFSADRGHIHHRLLDLGLSHKQTVLVIYGACAVLGAVAISVAYSTASQAILFLLALAAVAYLALRRLGFVQVNLSDTQRMLEDRRRNLEVRASIRRLGARLREASGLGEVWDSLRLAATVLEARAIALHLPGDAANADAYSAGFDDAGLDLFRARYGLLPERPGDTHLELGWDDGRAFIDRDTEIAVELLCEHVADALERIDRPARLTPVEGLRRVVGLRR